The Nonlabens spongiae genome contains a region encoding:
- a CDS encoding glycoside hydrolase family 13 protein, translating into MKQKFKSVQIFTIVFVVLAFAKAVQAQSIERIEPPNWWAGMEHSAVEFMMYHKDIASYETIVSDLPVLKVRKTENPNYVFVTLDTQNQDPGNYQITLTKGPLDVLNKTIELKKRADKSKLRKGFDSSDVIYLLMPDRFANGDPSNDSVEGLSEKADREFKGGRHGGDIQGIIDNIDYIHDLGATAVWSTPLLEDNDQRYSYHTYAQSDVYKIDPRYGSNNDYKRLADELHKKDMKLIMDYVTNHWGATHWMMRDLPSKTWIHQFDDNAGKNYPVAGYANSSYRQTTQMDPNVSDNDMKYAEKGWFVSTMPDLNQSDPLVLNYLIQNSLWWIEYAGLDGFRVDTYSYNEKEGIAKWTKAIMNEYPYFNIVGETWLHDQAQIAYWQKDSPVGAIQNFNSGCPSVMDFTLHDAIMTVFNEDAQGWDKGMIKVYENFVNDFLYSDIDNILVFAGNHDTNRINGNALLNGNLEKYKLAMTLIMTVRGIPQIYYGDEIGMGGNRDTDGDGDIRRDFPGGWDGDENNAFDKPTKLQKGYQDFTRKLLNYRKSKPVIHTGKFTQFVPENNCYVYFRHNDDEKIMVVINNNPQKMTLDLSRFREMLHSSSTGKEIISDRTIVIDETLNVRGKSSMIIELD; encoded by the coding sequence ATGAAACAAAAATTCAAATCAGTACAGATTTTTACAATTGTTTTTGTTGTTCTCGCTTTCGCGAAAGCGGTACAAGCACAATCCATCGAGCGCATAGAGCCGCCCAACTGGTGGGCAGGAATGGAGCACAGCGCAGTGGAATTTATGATGTATCACAAGGACATCGCCTCTTACGAAACCATCGTGTCAGACTTGCCAGTTTTGAAAGTCAGAAAAACCGAAAATCCCAATTATGTGTTTGTCACTTTGGATACTCAAAATCAAGATCCTGGAAATTATCAAATCACTCTTACAAAGGGACCTCTGGATGTTCTCAACAAGACTATTGAGCTTAAAAAAAGAGCTGACAAATCTAAATTGAGGAAAGGATTTGACTCTAGCGATGTCATCTACCTCTTGATGCCAGACCGTTTTGCCAATGGTGATCCGTCAAACGATAGTGTAGAAGGTCTTTCTGAGAAAGCTGACAGAGAATTCAAAGGAGGTCGCCACGGTGGTGATATTCAAGGGATCATCGATAATATAGATTACATCCATGACCTGGGAGCCACGGCCGTGTGGAGTACGCCTTTGCTAGAAGATAACGATCAGCGTTATTCCTATCATACTTATGCTCAGAGCGATGTCTATAAAATCGATCCACGCTACGGTAGCAATAATGATTACAAACGCCTGGCAGATGAATTGCACAAAAAAGACATGAAACTGATCATGGATTATGTGACTAATCACTGGGGCGCAACGCACTGGATGATGCGCGATCTACCTTCTAAAACCTGGATTCACCAATTTGATGACAATGCTGGTAAAAATTACCCAGTTGCTGGATATGCCAACTCTTCTTACCGCCAGACGACGCAAATGGATCCTAATGTGAGTGATAACGACATGAAATACGCAGAGAAGGGTTGGTTTGTGAGCACCATGCCAGACTTGAATCAGAGCGATCCGCTGGTATTGAATTATTTGATTCAGAACTCGCTGTGGTGGATTGAGTATGCGGGTCTTGATGGTTTTAGGGTGGACACTTACAGTTATAATGAGAAAGAGGGAATCGCAAAATGGACTAAAGCCATTATGAATGAATATCCCTACTTCAATATTGTGGGAGAAACCTGGCTTCACGATCAGGCACAGATCGCTTATTGGCAGAAGGATTCACCAGTGGGCGCTATTCAGAACTTCAACTCTGGCTGCCCCAGTGTGATGGATTTCACGCTGCACGATGCAATCATGACGGTTTTCAATGAAGACGCGCAAGGCTGGGACAAAGGGATGATCAAAGTATATGAGAACTTCGTAAATGATTTCCTTTACTCAGACATCGATAATATTCTGGTTTTTGCAGGAAATCACGACACGAATAGAATTAATGGAAACGCGCTCCTCAACGGAAATCTTGAAAAATATAAACTAGCCATGACGCTTATTATGACGGTGCGCGGTATTCCTCAAATCTATTATGGTGACGAGATCGGCATGGGAGGTAATCGCGATACAGATGGTGACGGTGATATACGTAGGGATTTTCCTGGAGGCTGGGATGGTGACGAGAACAATGCTTTTGACAAGCCGACTAAATTACAGAAGGGCTATCAAGATTTTACCCGTAAACTATTGAATTATAGGAAGTCAAAGCCCGTAATCCACACTGGTAAATTCACACAGTTTGTCCCAGAGAATAATTGCTATGTGTATTTCAGGCATAACGATGATGAGAAAATCATGGTCGTCATCAACAACAACCCTCAAAAGATGACGCTGGACCTGTCCCGCTTCCGCGAAATGTTACACTCTTCAAGCACTGGAAAAGAAATTATTTCAGATAGGACTATCGTGATTGATGAAACGCTTAATGTGAGAGGTAAATCATCAATGATTATTGAATTAGATTGA